One window from the genome of Cryptomeria japonica chromosome 6, Sugi_1.0, whole genome shotgun sequence encodes:
- the LOC131067982 gene encoding auxin-induced protein PCNT115 produces MANVGTKKLGQQGLCVSEEGLGCMGMSFLYGPPKPEQEMIDLIHYAVNRGVTFLDTSDIYGPETNEILLGKALKGIREKVQIATKFGMTWANGEVGVRGDPAYVRAACEASLKRLDVDYIDLYYQHRVDTTVPIEATMGELKKLVEEGKIKYVGLSEASASTIRRAHAVHPITAVQIEWSLWTRDSEAQIIPTCRELGIGIVTYSPLGRGFFASGAKLLESVTDYDYRKGSPRLQSENLEHNQALFQKLSEISSRKGCSPSQLALAWVQHQGNDVVPIPGTTKIKNLDDNIFSVSVHLSAEDMKEIEAIFPVDAAAGGRSREEELQMSWMNSETPPYNTLH; encoded by the exons ATGGCGAATGTGGGTACCAAAAAGTTGGGGCAGCAGGGACTGTGTGTGTCTGAAGAGGGTCTGGGATGTATGGGTATGTCCTTTTTGTACGGCCCTCCCAAACCTGAGCAAGAGATGATTGACCTCATTCACTATGCTGTCAACAGAGGTGTCACTTTTCTTGATACTTCAGACATTTATGGACCAGAAACCAATGAAATTCTTCTAGGAAAG GCTCTGAAAGGCATCAGAGAGAAGGTCCAGATTGCTACTAAGTTTGGAATGACTTGGGCTAATGGAGAAGTCGGCGTGAGGGGAGATCCTGCATACGTCAGGGCTGCCTGTGAAGCAAGCCTCAAGAGGCTTGATGTAGACTACATCGATCTTTATTATCAGCACAGGGTGGATACTACTGTACCCATAGAAGCTACT ATGGGTGAACTGAAGAAGCTGGTAGAAGAGGGAAAGATAAAATATGTGGGTCTGTCAGAAGCCTCTGCTTCAACAATCCGTAGAGCCCATGCAGTGCATCCAATCACTGCTGTGCAGATTGAATGGTCTCTCTGGACTAGGGATTCTGAGGCCCAAATTATTCCTACCTGCAG GGAGTTGGGGATTGGAATTGTTACATACAGCCCTTTGGGCAGGGGATTCTTTGCCTCAGGAGCAAAACTTCTTGAAAGTGTAACTGATTATGACTACCGTAAG GGGAGTCCAAGGCTTCAAAGTGAGAATCTTGAGCACAATCAAGCTTTATTCCAAAAGCTAAGTGAGATCAGTTCACGAAAAGGGTGTAGCCCAAGCCAGCTTGCTCTTGCATGGGTTCAGCACCAGGGTAATGATGTTGTGCCCATACCCGGAACCACCAAGATTAAGAACCTGGACGATAACATATTCTCGGTCTCTGTACATCTGAGTGCAGAAGACATGAAGGAAATTGAGGCCATTTTTCCTGTAGATGCTGCAGCTGGAGGTCGAAGCAGGGAAGAGGAATTGCAAATGAGCTGGATGAATTCAGAAACGCCCCCTTACAATACTCTCCATTGA